TTACTTTTAAGATTTATTACTTTTAAGATTTTCTTCAATCACCACATAAAGAGTTAATAATGTTTTCATCTAATGATAAAAAGTGCAGATAAAGTGAagaaaaaacaaattaaaaaggcACCAGCAAACAAAAGTGTATGTGGGGGTAGCATCACTCTTTTGTATATGCAAAATTATGAACTGTACCATCAACCCTATGCAGGGAAGAAAAATTCGAGCTTTTATCATTAGAATTGTGGTTTTAGAAGTAGCTTGCAACCCAGTCCATAAGATAAACCGGTCCATCTTCAACAAAAATTAACTTAAATTGCTTGTAGAGTTAAGAATTAATTTGAAGTCATGACCTTATGGGTCGCCTAAGGGACGCATTTAGAGTGGGGCAACAGGGGCACTTATCTCGCTGCCCCCACAATTTTTTTTgggtatatttaaaaattttatatgataatttaatttaagtttattttcactttaaaagagatatgttatttatttattcctttaaaagttatattatttatatattaaatttaaattatactcCCTCcatctcataaaaataaatttattttttttatatgtttcAAATTATATGTTGCTCTTCTTTTTGAAATTAtagttttatttattaatttactaGTATATCCTATTTAATATACactgaaaaaataatttaatactcCCTCCATTCATAAATAAATGTTTTGACACTATAATTAAGGAAAACATTTAACAGTTTAAATTTATAAGAGTATTGGACTAAAATACCCTTTTAAAAAAGAGAATATTTGACTAAAAGAATTAATGGATTAATAATACTCTTTTATTAATCCATTAATTCTTTGTCACACAACATTAATCTCCCACTAATGGTGTCTTCTTTGTCAATATCAAAATTTTATCATTCTAATACTGGTGAAGTTGGAATAGATAAAATTGGAATCTGTGGAGTTTGATAATTTAAGGAGTTTGAAAATTGTAAAAGTCATTTATTGAAGTAAGGGTAGAGTTGGAACAAATGTTAAATTGTTATCTTATTTTTCTAAAACGTCACTTATTTGTGAACAAAGTTTTCTTCTTAAAGCAACACTTATTTGTGAACGGAATgagtaatataaattatttattttctaaagaaataatttttttaaattatttaatgaagCAATATGAAGGGATAGTATATTTAGAAAAagactaaaaaaattttattgctttaccttaattaattacattttcttcgtatatataaaaaaagaaataaacttATCTTTATGTGATAGAGTCAAAAAGTTACTCTCTTCGTCTCATTTCAagtgatatttaattttttttttcttccactTTATttgcattttttaaaaaattaaaaaagtattaatttttttttcaactttatACTTATCTATTGTTATCCTCACTACACTTATCTCTTTCTTATCATCTTTctctattttaattaaatataaagatGTTTTAGTCAATTAAAGTTTTTTTAATAAGATTTTTTAATCATTGTAAAAATCCTTAAAAGACGAaaggagtatatatatatatgtatgtatgttcaAGTGTACGAATGCATGGAAAATTTAGTGAgtgtaaatttaaaatattttataaaaaatattattttattattttttaaataaattatttaatacatttatgaattagtatttatttataaatatatataattacgtAAATGATAAaccaattttttattaaaataaatatattaaaatcaaaTCTACATCTCTTAtgtcaaattattttatatatatatatatatatatatatatatatatatatatatatatatatatatatataataaaataaaaaaaaatgataaaatttaTTGATGTATTTTGCCTATACCTAAATTTTTTTTAGAGGGACGTATGGTGGaccaaaaatataaattatgacaTTCATATGCAAAATATGTAGCTATTACCATATATCTTATGCTTTATTGCATTATTGActaatatagaaaaaaaaaatatataaattttacatgTATATATAATGCCCCGAACAAAAATTTCTAAAATCATCCCTGGCTCACCTTACTAAAGCTTGATAATTATCTACTTTCTAGTCTAAAATATATATTTCTTatttaagataattattttaattaaatcattcaaaaaatatattaaatatttaattttataataaatgtcattaattaattaaaataatgtataatatttacttaatttaattttaagattGAATCTTAAACCCATCAACTTTTATCTTCATTGGTTTAGAAACTGAACCGAGTTTGAAAACTTTGATAAATACCAAAAAGAAATTCCTCATATGAGCTGCTTGGATTTATGAAGGGAAAATCAAGACAATATGGGCTGAACAAACTAGGAGTTATGTGTCAGTAGTTGGTTGGGCTTTATTTTCGTtgggcttttttttttattttccttaaaatttaatACCAAAATATTAAGTTTTAATCATTTCTCAATGATTCGAGTGTGTTAATAGTCATGATTTTgcttttcaaataataataataaatactattaatttttatatatatatttttaaaaaaaatcgatTGCATGGAGTGGACCAATATGCCCATCCAAAGAGATCAAGTGATTATTAATAACTGCACTTAAATTCGAGACTTGGACAAAGTTTCGCAATTAAATGAAAATCACAACCTTCGATTTGGTTGTTAAGCACGAGAAACACGCAGAGCagcttttatatatatgtatattagaaatttaaattcaatCTTAAAATACAAttgtttaaaatattattatgttGAAGTAGTGGGTGTataataggctttgaggcgtgatgaatcactatctttaaggtattaattgtccccactagattgctgcaaagttatggcaatatacctccagcatacaacaaaatttgaaatctgcaaacagcaactcctgaagatttcccttaagagctctttatatgaactgaatttagagagactagaagaaaagaagaagaagtagaagtagtatatatctggattaaaaactcatccatatttataaaaattgaaaagtcatggcacctttactagatagacacatctgtctatctTTAATAGACACAACTGTTTATGTAATAggcatgtctgtttattaaaagacACTTATataaatagttgtgactatttgtatatacatatatgtttattaacagacatctatacaaatagttataaatttttatatagaatagacatgtctatttattaacagacaactatataaataattgtgactgtttgtatagaattgatatgtctgtctattaacagacacatctacttgttaataaatacatttatacgtaatttatttatgaaaattacaatatgataattattttatttcatacaTATATGTGCCAAGTACCATAATAGaacaatatatattaaattatatacatacaattctatacatatttcacttttgtcattcattcattttcttatattttaacaatatagtaattctttctctctatactgtctaacatacaagctatttataacatattataatatttttttgaaggacattaatattattaaaaaaaatagaaattggGGGGATGATCATACGTATATATCTCGTGGCTGAAATAGAAAacgttaataataaaatttaaatgaatattaattaaGAAAAAGAATTGAGAAGTAAAAAAAAAGGCAATGAATGAATAGCTTTGACATTTAACGATGTCTTAATCACCGAATATTGAAAGGAAatagctttatatatatatatatatatatatatatatatatatatatatataaacatgctTTTTTTGCTGATCCTCAATTAATAGAGTCAAAATTTATGAAAATGATAGCTCTTTAAAGTCTTAACAAACAAGAGTAAATTCGCAACtatcttcattttaagtttaataATTCGTTTAATTTGAACGGTTGTCGTAATTTAAGTTTAACtaaattcttaattataattaatgaattggaagaaaaataatttttatttccaaaGCGTAAAGTTTAGTTATTGATTGGTTAGTGCTGGACTGTcagttattattattaattattttataaaaattataaaattttcaaataaattaaaaaataatgcaTTTTGTATTTTTAAATACGTAATTATTCcttgatttataaaaaataaattatatttacatacgggagataattatataatattgaatcatttctcaatttcttttataaatatattttgacTTTTGGttatcaaatattaaaaaaataattaaaattgtagCGTAAATATAAGAATAGTGCTGCACTTGTTTTTTTAATTATCACACATGCCTATTTTAATTTAAAGCCGTATATTAATAGAATAAAataccttattattattattattattattattattattattattattgtaatgtatatgaGATGGTTTATAAGTTAAATGATACACAGGTGGACCTCTAAATTATTCAAAAAAGCAGTGGTCACGGCCTGACCTCTAATCTACTCAAAAGTACATAGGTTACCCTATTATTaatattcaaatatatatatatatatatatatatatatatatatatatatattttttttttattgaagatAAAATGATATTTCATTAAACAGGGCCAAGCCCATGGAAATACATATCAAGACCAGAACATGTCCAGCCTAAAGAAAGTTAGAACCAAACAGTTCAAACAACACAGCCCAAGCCCAGCAACCTAGTCTAATCTTCAAAGACAAAGCCTAGCCCATAAAGAAATCCTAGGTAGCAGCAGCTAGAAGATGTGCCTTTCCCAGTTCAATGCCACCGCATCATTCGCCTCGCAAGCCAAACTGCTGGACCATACAAAGAGTCATGGAAGCATCATTTCAGCATCAAAATGGCATAGGGTCACGCCGGGCTCTTTGACATCTCATTCGCGCCTTCTGGGTCGATCCTTTTGATTCGCACCCCACGAGCTACCAACACTAGATGCAGCGGATCCACAAGCCATGCAAGAAAAAGTAAAGCTCACGCCTACTTGATGCTTCATCCCATCATCTCCTAGACAGTGTACCGAGAAATGTGCAGGTAGACCTGGGATGCTTCACATTGGCACCAAGGCAAGCAGAGCACATCGGCGATAGGGCTCTTCAGCGTCCCACTCGCGCCTTCTGGACCAATTCCTCAGATTGCATCCCACGAGCAAACCATCAAACGCCTGTAACTCGTATTATTAGAACCAAGGAGGAGCACACCGACACTTCAACCTTCCACACCCACACTAAAGAAACCACAAAACCTCTAGGAATCACACATGTAGCCATCAACAAGGCTACAAAGGCCCGCACAGACACCCCTCATCGTTTAAGCACCAGACCTTCAAAAGCCAAAACACCCATATCTACAAAGCCACCATCCAACGCTAGGGAGGGGCATACCCACTGTCAAGCAGAGGGGATGTGGCCCCCTGCCCTTAAAGGGCAGAGGAGGCTGCTAGATCGACAGGAAGAAGGTCGAAAACTCTAACTCAGGAAATCCAACGAACcagaaaaaagagagaaaaagaaaccttcagaaatacgattatttatatatatataacgtaATATATGTAAATTAATTGAATGTATATAATCAGATGCATATAAGAATTTGTTTTTTTTATTAAGAGACTATCACATCATTATTCTCATTGTTGTTGGTTAACTATATTAAATCTCTATAACGCGCTTAATTAAATACATTTGTGgttttaaaagaaaagaaaagaaaattaaaaactcTGGTGATTTGCACATGAGGAATATGAACCTTTTTAGGGGGACCCCAAGAATTTTGTCCCAACTATGAATCGCACCAGCTTTGTAGGGAGGGGGATTTTCTCTCGGAAAATATTAATTTACCTTCAATATGAATTATGTTTGACATATGAATATTTAGAATATATGGCTGTAAATTAAAAGCCGTCCACAATTATTACGATATGTCACTAATCTATCTATATTATAAGATAAGTACTTtctattaaacaattaatttataatgacaatatatcttttcttttttatataaatatacaaGTGAATGATGAAATTATTTAATGTcagaaaatatatataatatatactttttgaaactttgtttttaattaaataataataggcCGACACGTTTTTTTCTTTAATTGGTCTTGCTTCCCTGCTTCCCTTGCTATATAATGGTTCATACCCAGCTAGAGTTTCTCACTGCAAAACAAAGCTAGAGTTTCTTTTGAgacatttgttttctttttttgtgAGTCTGAGACCTTTTTCTTCTGTAATAGTACAGTAGGAGAGATGGCCCTCCACTTGACATTGGCGTTCGCTTTCGGCCTTTTAGGTAAATATAAGTCCCTCCTCCTTCTCCTAGCTCGCCattctaattaatataatttctctAATATTATTGTTTTGTTTTTGCTGCCAATGGAATTCACAGGTAACATCATCTCCTTTCTGGTCTGCCTTGCTCCTATGTAAGTGTTTTAATTAATTTGCTTCATTTGCTCGTTCTAAATCTAGCTAATTACATATTAATGTGAAATTAATGACGTGACATGCAGGCCAACTTTTTATCAAATTTGCAAGAAGAAAACAAGTGAAGGGTTTCAGTCTCTTCCATATGTGATTGCATTATTTAGCGCCATGCTTTGGCTGTTCTATGCAATTTTTGCAAACGATGCCACCCTTCTCATCACCATCAACTCCTTCACATTTTTTATGGAAACTGCCTACATTGCTATCTACTTTTTCTATGCCTCCAAGAGGGATAGGGTACGTGTAGCTACTTAATTTCCCATTTTCATTCATGACCTTtcgttttattaaaattattcagTAATTGAAATCAATATGGTGCAGATTCTCACCACGAAACTTGTCCTCGGGTTCAATGTTTTTGGGTTCGGCATCATATTTTTGGTAGCTATGTTCCTAACCCATGGCGAAGAACGTGTCAAAGTTTTGGGATGGATTTGTATGATATTTGCTCTATGCGTTTTCGTTGCACCTCTTGGGATTCTGGTGAGAATAAACATCTATAAGCATCTTCCATTCCATGCATAATTAATTCTATAAGCGTCTTCGATTCCATGCATAATATTCAGTAACAGTAATTCTGTTTAAAATATATTGTATTCTGCAGAGAAAAGTTATAAAGACCAAGAGTGTGGAGTACATGCCTTTCTCTTTATCATTCTTTCTCACCTTGAGTGCAATCATGTGGTTCTTCTATGGTTTTTTAAAGAAAGACCTTTTCGTTGCTGTAAGTTTCATTCTTtacttcttattattattatcatcaaaTGAACTCCCAAGCTCTATATTACTTACagtattaattaaattgtttctctTGCATGCATCATCAACAGATTCCAAATATACTGGGGTTCATATTTGGTATTCTCCAAATGCTGCTCTATGTTATCTATAGGAACCCCAAGAAAACCTTGGAGAAGCCAACACTTAATGAATCATCTGAACACGTTATTGATGTAGCAAAGCTGGGTGCAACTATTTGCTGCGAGCTTAACACTGCAGTGGCTGGACCCAATAATATTGGCAATGACCATGTTGAAGATAAATATGTCAAGGAGCAGTGCAAGCAAATTAATCAAGACAAGAATGTCTCCGACACAGTTTAAGTTTTAACAACCAAATTAATGGAcaaagatttttctttttttttagaaaaatcaATCCCTGCAGGAGTATTGTCCAATAATACATATTGTCTCAGCTTGTCCCTAGTTAAAGAAAGTAACAAAGGCTTGTACTTCTATGTAATTTGGTTtctctaattaaaaaaataaggcACTTCATGAGATGAATACCAAGATTACATCACCCTTTtgagatatatacatatatatacactgTTGATATACTCCATGGCATGCACGTGTATGCACAGAGAAGGGAAGTATCTTTTAGAGCTGTTGGaaaaaaaatagaagaaaatttttttttattacatctATGTCGACAAGTATGCAGTGAACTGAGTGATTGCCTGCTTTGATCTCCTTCTCAGTTATAATCAATTTCTAAAAAAAGATTTAGGTGTTGGATTCCGTTCATTTGAACACGAGAGACAGACTCCATATGCACATGAGACAAAGAAAAATTAGCATTTGATAATTTCATGAGCCCAATTACGTAGATTGCTTTTAGAAATTCTCCCTCCATTTgaactaattaaaaattataagactAAATATTCCCAAACTCTGCAAATTATAAGATTAAATAtccatacaaaatatgatctttcCTCTCTAGATCCCaagcttttttttttcatatatattattaaatttaattagtggACCCATTATATGATTCTCTCATTATCTCATTATAGTCGAAATTAAGTTCATTATATttagtttattataattttaagataTATTTCATTTTATCCAAAAAGAGATAATGTTCAATCTCTGAGAGGGAAGGGATTTAATTTCTTGAATATAAAGTTGAAACACTCCATATAGGTTTG
Above is a genomic segment from Hevea brasiliensis isolate MT/VB/25A 57/8 chromosome 17, ASM3005281v1, whole genome shotgun sequence containing:
- the LOC110645494 gene encoding bidirectional sugar transporter SWEET10: MALHLTLAFAFGLLGNIISFLVCLAPMPTFYQICKKKTSEGFQSLPYVIALFSAMLWLFYAIFANDATLLITINSFTFFMETAYIAIYFFYASKRDRILTTKLVLGFNVFGFGIIFLVAMFLTHGEERVKVLGWICMIFALCVFVAPLGILRKVIKTKSVEYMPFSLSFFLTLSAIMWFFYGFLKKDLFVAIPNILGFIFGILQMLLYVIYRNPKKTLEKPTLNESSEHVIDVAKLGATICCELNTAVAGPNNIGNDHVEDKYVKEQCKQINQDKNVSDTV